Proteins encoded together in one Chroogloeocystis siderophila 5.2 s.c.1 window:
- a CDS encoding PD-(D/E)XK nuclease family protein, translating into MLNSGRPFASYHLWSLFAPATGQERWHCQMKRGFIKARQKEPLIKSLLAKVSPPQRIGLLAQKGVYEFHHHRQWLTQPDGVEQVAQLLKLSKSSIEIQQRVIQILKNYYHRPVLLGKHIIQLTSGDEGFPQPIVIHQKNYQFRLYATMDCVFIEADKILHILDFKTGRSAFDERQALVYLLAARYLYPDYQAVASFYNLERCKNSALISVTSKQLDAVEDQLAQVALKHQQDMHHYQQNPHNFSKIFPPNPGNHCRYCPFSSICEFSDAKHSKS; encoded by the coding sequence ATGCTAAACTCTGGGCGACCCTTTGCCAGCTACCACCTTTGGTCTTTATTTGCCCCAGCGACAGGGCAAGAAAGATGGCATTGTCAAATGAAGCGGGGTTTCATCAAAGCGCGGCAAAAAGAACCGTTAATCAAATCACTCTTAGCTAAAGTTAGTCCACCACAACGAATTGGTTTACTTGCACAAAAGGGCGTTTACGAATTTCATCATCATCGTCAATGGTTAACTCAGCCTGATGGTGTCGAACAAGTTGCCCAACTGCTAAAACTGAGTAAATCAAGTATTGAGATTCAGCAACGCGTTATTCAAATTCTCAAAAACTACTATCATCGTCCAGTTTTACTTGGAAAACATATTATTCAACTCACCAGCGGTGATGAAGGATTTCCGCAGCCAATAGTGATTCATCAAAAAAATTATCAATTCCGGCTGTATGCCACAATGGATTGCGTGTTTATCGAAGCTGATAAAATTTTGCACATTCTCGATTTTAAAACGGGTAGATCGGCTTTTGATGAGCGTCAGGCGCTTGTGTACTTACTCGCAGCGCGCTATCTGTATCCCGATTATCAGGCTGTTGCTTCATTCTACAACTTAGAACGGTGTAAAAACTCTGCGCTAATCAGCGTGACTTCTAAACAACTCGACGCTGTAGAAGATCAATTAGCACAAGTGGCGCTCAAGCATCAGCAAGATATGCACCATTATCAACAAAATCCTCACAATTTCAGTAAAATTTTTCCGCCAAATCCTGGCAATCACTGCCGTTATTGTCCATTTAGTAGTATTTGTGAATTTTCCGACGCCAAGCACTCTAAATCTTAA